The following proteins are co-located in the Longimicrobium terrae genome:
- a CDS encoding energy transducer TonB translates to MKRLMMIGACAAAGCASPLAAQQDTAAARTTTTTTETDPSSTSPYAVTTAARPLNVEAVVEAMKNTYPPVLNGAGIGGRVVVSLVVGTDGVPADLEVVSTDHPLFNEPTLAAMRLLRFAPAQTDGHPVRVRVRIPLEWRVEEPLPPAPKP, encoded by the coding sequence ATGAAACGGTTGATGATGATCGGCGCCTGTGCCGCCGCCGGGTGTGCCTCTCCGCTCGCCGCGCAGCAGGACACGGCGGCCGCCCGCACGACCACGACCACGACCGAGACCGACCCCTCGTCCACCAGCCCCTATGCGGTCACCACCGCGGCGCGCCCGCTGAACGTGGAAGCGGTGGTAGAGGCGATGAAGAACACCTATCCGCCGGTGCTGAACGGTGCAGGCATCGGCGGCCGCGTCGTGGTCTCGCTGGTGGTGGGCACCGATGGCGTGCCGGCCGATCTGGAAGTGGTTTCCACCGACCATCCCCTGTTCAACGAGCCGACGCTTGCCGCCATGCGGCTGCTGCGGTTTGCGCCGGCGCAAACGGATGGGCACCCGGTGCGGGTCCGCGTGCGCATCCCGCTGGAGTGGCGGGTGGAGGAGCCGCTGCCGCCCGCCCCCAAGCCGTAG
- a CDS encoding energy transducer TonB has translation MNKPFVAALFAAVLTAAPAAAQQAPAAQVYELRSVEIAPRPLNAAEMAALLNSLYPATLRAASVSGTVRVSMIVGTDGTPREAHVLESADSAFNAPTLTAVQTLRFSPAELNDQPVNVRVELPIVWQAPAPAPEPAPVAAAPANLAAPDTTGIYELKDVTVQPRPINVPELQRAMELSYPEALRFAGTTGMVQVRFVVEKDGRTSGATITRSTEIGFNNPTVYSVSALRFSPARVNGRPVRVWVELPIQWQVAR, from the coding sequence ATGAACAAGCCGTTTGTCGCCGCGCTCTTCGCGGCGGTGCTGACCGCCGCTCCCGCCGCCGCGCAGCAGGCGCCCGCGGCCCAAGTGTACGAACTCCGCTCGGTGGAGATCGCCCCGCGCCCGCTCAACGCGGCGGAAATGGCGGCGCTGCTGAACAGCCTCTACCCCGCCACCCTGCGCGCCGCGAGCGTGTCGGGAACCGTACGCGTGTCGATGATCGTGGGCACCGACGGAACGCCGCGTGAGGCGCACGTGCTGGAATCCGCCGACTCCGCCTTCAATGCGCCGACGCTGACCGCCGTGCAGACGCTGCGCTTTTCGCCCGCGGAGCTGAACGACCAGCCGGTGAACGTGCGCGTGGAGCTGCCCATCGTTTGGCAGGCGCCCGCGCCCGCGCCCGAGCCCGCGCCGGTGGCCGCCGCGCCCGCGAACCTGGCCGCGCCGGATACCACGGGGATCTACGAGTTGAAGGACGTAACGGTGCAGCCGCGGCCCATCAACGTGCCGGAACTCCAGCGCGCGATGGAACTCTCGTATCCGGAAGCGCTCCGGTTCGCCGGCACCACCGGTATGGTGCAGGTGCGTTTCGTGGTGGAAAAGGATGGACGGACCAGCGGAGCAACCATCACGCGCAGCACGGAGATCGGCTTCAACAACCCCACCGTGTACTCCGTGAGCGCGCTCCGCTTCAGCCCGGCGCGCGTGAACGGGCGGCCCGTACGCGTGTGGGTGGAACTGCCGATCCAGTGGCAGGTGGCGCGGTGA
- a CDS encoding NAD(P)-binding domain-containing protein yields the protein MAGTAMRTGIIIIGSGFSGLGMAIRLRQEGRDDFVVLERAGDVGGTWRDNTYPGAACDVQSHLYSFSFAPNPEWSHSFSRQPEIQAYLKRVAEEHGILPHVRFRHEVAGAEWDGAGQVWRVQAGGAEFVAPVLVMAAGALSDPMIPAIPGLDGFRGRAFHSSRWDHSFDLAGKRVAVIGTGASAIQFVPAIQPVVGRLFLFQRTPPWIIPRHDRPLGRRRQSFFRRVPAAQRAVRAGIYLAREAFVFGFRNPRAMRLAQRTALRHLRASVPDPALRRTLTPDFTMGCKRVLLSNDYLPSLTRPNVEVVTDAVAEVRAHSIITRDGAEREVDAIIFGTGFRPTDPPLGPVTRGREGRTLAEAWDGSPRAHLGTTVAGFPNLFILLGPNTGLGHTSVVYMIEAQAEHVIRALRHMAQNGVGALEPRPEAQAAFVAEVDRRMRGTVWTQGGCASWYLDATGRNSTLWPDFTWRFRRRLARFDPAEYRMTQSYAGAA from the coding sequence GTGGCGGGTACGGCGATGCGGACGGGGATCATCATCATCGGAAGCGGGTTCAGCGGGCTGGGGATGGCCATCCGTCTGCGCCAGGAGGGCAGGGACGACTTCGTGGTGCTGGAGCGCGCGGGCGACGTGGGCGGCACCTGGCGCGACAACACCTATCCCGGCGCCGCGTGCGACGTGCAGTCGCACCTGTACTCCTTTTCGTTTGCGCCCAATCCGGAGTGGAGCCACAGCTTTTCCCGCCAGCCAGAGATCCAGGCGTACCTGAAGCGGGTCGCGGAGGAACACGGGATCCTGCCGCATGTCCGCTTTCGCCATGAGGTTGCGGGCGCGGAGTGGGATGGGGCCGGGCAGGTGTGGCGCGTACAGGCCGGCGGCGCGGAGTTCGTGGCCCCGGTGCTGGTGATGGCGGCCGGCGCGCTCAGCGATCCCATGATTCCCGCCATCCCCGGGCTGGACGGCTTCCGGGGCCGCGCCTTTCACTCCTCACGGTGGGACCACTCGTTCGACTTGGCGGGCAAGCGGGTGGCGGTGATCGGCACGGGCGCGTCGGCCATCCAGTTCGTCCCCGCCATCCAGCCCGTCGTCGGCCGATTGTTCCTGTTCCAGCGCACGCCGCCGTGGATCATTCCCCGCCACGACCGGCCGCTCGGCCGGCGGAGGCAGTCGTTCTTTCGCCGTGTGCCCGCGGCGCAGCGGGCGGTGCGCGCGGGCATCTACCTGGCGCGCGAGGCGTTCGTCTTCGGCTTCCGCAACCCGCGGGCGATGCGGCTCGCCCAGCGGACGGCGCTGCGGCACCTGCGCGCCAGCGTCCCCGATCCCGCGCTGCGCCGCACGCTGACGCCGGACTTCACCATGGGGTGCAAGCGCGTGCTGCTGAGCAACGACTACCTGCCGTCCCTCACGCGTCCCAACGTGGAGGTAGTGACGGACGCGGTCGCCGAGGTCCGCGCGCACTCCATCATCACGCGCGATGGCGCCGAACGCGAGGTGGACGCCATCATCTTCGGCACCGGCTTCCGGCCGACGGACCCGCCGCTGGGCCCGGTGACGCGGGGGCGGGAAGGCCGCACGCTGGCGGAGGCGTGGGACGGCAGCCCGCGCGCGCACCTGGGGACGACCGTGGCGGGATTTCCCAATCTCTTCATCCTCCTGGGCCCCAACACCGGTCTGGGCCACACCTCCGTGGTGTACATGATCGAGGCACAGGCGGAGCACGTGATCCGCGCGCTGCGGCACATGGCGCAAAATGGCGTGGGCGCGCTGGAGCCGCGGCCGGAGGCGCAGGCCGCGTTCGTGGCGGAAGTAGACAGGCGCATGCGCGGCACCGTGTGGACGCAGGGCGGCTGCGCGAGCTGGTACCTGGACGCGACCGGCCGCAACAGCACACTATGGCCGGACTTCACCTGGCGCTTCCGGCGGCGGCTGGCGCGCTTCGATCCCGCGGAGTACCGGATGACGCAGAGCTACGCGGGAGCCGCGTGA
- a CDS encoding GGDEF domain-containing protein: MIKSILFLALLTVTSAAAQPARRAPQPRTPQEMVAAAEKLPGVHDDSARALLERALPLLRAPADRPVRARALAEHCWRQAGYVPEPQLVALAEAGLAEVVPAGQGYAVGMLRLCRGYGRENAGQVDSAAADYEFGIATGRRLNEPEVLAMALLLRGDLNYYRGDFASALQDMRAAYDLSVRLGDAEGQRHLLGSIANLYADRRVGDYDRALEYYRQVLASNVAENSQAGISTAYFNIGRTYETKGDVAAALPYYQRSLEIERRRGDPGEVAYVQSAMGGALTKLGRADEGLRWLNQALGYHTRAGDEASAAQALLPRAIALRALHRPREALADLERSAAHFQSTGNTRFLEKVRDEQAQNLAALGEWRGAYDARAAQVELQKRLADQFKEEQTSRLRVQFDSEKKEAENRALVRENQLRGQALAFAGRVRRLQTVVIALAVAIMAALAFLTMRHIAGERRMREMAMTDELTRLPNRRHLLAVAGEALEDARSRHEPFSLLAVDVDHFKRINDAFGHDVGDSVLRRIARACRAALLDGDTIGRTGGEEFIAVLPRADAARAMDTAERLRGAVERLDWSDLDPALHVTVSIGVAQRLADDSFAALSRRADDSLYRAKESGRNRVHAAV, encoded by the coding sequence ATGATCAAGTCCATCCTGTTTCTGGCCCTGCTCACCGTAACGTCCGCCGCCGCGCAGCCCGCGCGACGGGCGCCGCAGCCGCGCACGCCACAGGAGATGGTGGCCGCGGCGGAGAAGCTGCCGGGCGTGCACGACGACTCCGCTCGCGCGCTGCTGGAGCGCGCCCTTCCACTCCTGCGTGCGCCCGCTGACCGGCCGGTGCGGGCCCGGGCACTGGCGGAGCACTGCTGGCGGCAGGCGGGCTATGTCCCCGAACCACAGCTGGTTGCGCTGGCTGAGGCCGGCCTCGCCGAGGTGGTGCCCGCCGGCCAGGGGTACGCCGTGGGCATGCTGCGCCTGTGCCGCGGCTACGGCCGTGAGAACGCCGGCCAGGTAGACAGCGCCGCCGCGGACTACGAGTTCGGCATCGCCACCGGGAGACGGTTGAACGAGCCCGAAGTGCTGGCGATGGCGCTGCTTCTGCGCGGCGACCTGAACTACTACCGCGGCGACTTCGCCTCCGCGCTGCAGGACATGCGCGCCGCATACGACCTTTCCGTGCGGCTGGGCGACGCCGAGGGGCAGCGACATCTGCTGGGCTCCATCGCCAACCTGTACGCTGACCGCCGCGTGGGAGACTACGACCGGGCGCTGGAATACTACCGCCAGGTGCTTGCCTCCAACGTGGCGGAAAACAGTCAGGCGGGGATCTCCACCGCGTACTTCAACATCGGGCGCACCTACGAAACCAAGGGCGACGTGGCCGCGGCCCTCCCGTACTACCAGCGCTCGCTGGAGATTGAGCGGCGGCGCGGAGATCCGGGCGAAGTGGCGTACGTGCAGAGCGCCATGGGCGGGGCGCTCACCAAGCTGGGCCGTGCGGACGAGGGGCTCCGCTGGCTGAACCAGGCACTGGGGTACCACACCCGCGCGGGGGACGAGGCGAGCGCCGCCCAGGCGCTTCTGCCGCGGGCCATTGCGCTCCGCGCCCTCCACCGCCCGCGTGAAGCGCTGGCGGATCTGGAGAGGTCGGCCGCGCATTTCCAGTCAACGGGCAACACGCGGTTCCTGGAGAAGGTGCGCGACGAGCAGGCGCAGAACCTGGCTGCCCTGGGCGAATGGCGCGGGGCGTACGATGCGCGCGCGGCGCAGGTCGAGCTGCAGAAGCGGCTGGCGGATCAGTTCAAGGAAGAACAGACCTCGCGCCTCCGCGTGCAGTTTGACAGCGAAAAGAAGGAGGCGGAGAACCGGGCCCTGGTGCGCGAAAACCAGCTGCGCGGGCAGGCCCTGGCCTTTGCGGGCCGCGTGCGCCGGCTGCAGACGGTGGTCATCGCACTGGCGGTCGCGATCATGGCCGCGCTCGCCTTTTTGACGATGCGGCACATCGCGGGCGAGCGGCGGATGCGCGAGATGGCGATGACGGACGAGCTGACGCGCCTGCCCAACCGCCGCCATCTGCTCGCGGTGGCGGGAGAGGCGCTGGAGGATGCCCGAAGCAGACACGAACCGTTCAGCCTGCTGGCGGTGGACGTGGATCACTTCAAGCGGATCAACGACGCCTTCGGCCACGACGTCGGCGATTCGGTGCTGCGCCGCATCGCCCGCGCCTGCCGCGCCGCCCTGCTGGATGGCGACACAATCGGGCGCACGGGTGGCGAGGAGTTCATCGCCGTTCTCCCCCGCGCCGATGCCGCGCGCGCAATGGATACGGCGGAGCGGCTGCGCGGCGCGGTGGAGCGGCTGGACTGGAGCGACCTGGACCCGGCGCTGCACGTTACGGTCAGCATCGGCGTGGCGCAGCGCCTGGCCGACGACAGCTTCGCCGCGCTTTCCCGCCGCGCGGATGACTCGCTGTACCGCGCCAAGGAGTCCGGGCGCAACCGCGTACACGCCGCGGTCTGA
- a CDS encoding DUF3990 domain-containing protein, which yields MLFPPPPWTNGPIRLYHGTGLASATEILATGVVVSRGRPGTDFGPGFYTTTLERQAQTWAYEQADRDNAPAAVVALDLSREDLAGLATLSFVRGDFAAEDFWSFVVHCRLALDGGHARWGGNKLYDVVAGPVSSFWKQRLLIANVDQISFHSFAAQNILNAAPKEISWISNR from the coding sequence ATGCTCTTCCCCCCACCGCCGTGGACGAATGGACCCATCCGGCTGTACCATGGGACCGGACTGGCCTCGGCCACCGAGATTCTCGCCACGGGCGTCGTCGTAAGCAGAGGCAGACCAGGTACAGATTTCGGACCCGGGTTCTATACCACAACGCTCGAGCGGCAGGCGCAGACCTGGGCGTACGAGCAGGCGGACCGCGACAACGCACCCGCGGCGGTCGTGGCGCTTGATCTCAGCCGCGAGGACTTGGCCGGACTGGCCACTCTGTCTTTTGTGCGCGGTGATTTCGCCGCCGAGGACTTCTGGAGCTTCGTGGTGCACTGCCGGTTGGCGCTGGACGGAGGTCATGCCCGGTGGGGCGGGAACAAGCTGTACGATGTTGTCGCCGGACCTGTGAGTTCGTTCTGGAAGCAGCGTTTGCTGATCGCGAACGTGGACCAGATCAGCTTTCACTCGTTTGCTGCCCAGAACATCTTGAACGCCGCCCCCAAGGAGATCTCATGGATATCGAACCGCTGA
- a CDS encoding TonB family protein — protein MIPIHKTGLALACACVLMCAPARAQTSPDTAGLYDLSAVEVMPRPLNAADLEAVMEANYPPARRAAGVSAQVTVRIVVGADGLPRDTRVVASTDSAFDAPTLQAVKLLRFSPARVGGRAVQVHVQVPIYWQTLSDTKPPAPSALPARRPLAATDHPAPLIPRCTIRE, from the coding sequence GTGATCCCCATCCACAAGACCGGCCTTGCCCTGGCCTGCGCGTGCGTGCTGATGTGTGCCCCCGCGCGGGCGCAGACCTCGCCGGATACCGCCGGCCTGTACGACCTTTCCGCGGTGGAGGTCATGCCGCGCCCGCTGAACGCCGCCGACCTCGAAGCCGTCATGGAGGCCAACTATCCTCCGGCGCGGCGCGCGGCCGGCGTTTCCGCGCAGGTCACGGTGCGCATCGTTGTGGGCGCGGACGGATTGCCGCGGGACACGCGCGTGGTGGCATCCACCGATTCCGCGTTCGACGCGCCGACGCTGCAGGCCGTGAAGCTGCTGCGCTTTTCGCCCGCGCGCGTGGGCGGCCGGGCGGTACAGGTGCACGTGCAGGTTCCCATCTACTGGCAGACGCTGAGCGACACCAAGCCGCCCGCTCCGTCTGCGCTCCCGGCAAGACGCCCGCTAGCGGCAACTGATCATCCTGCTCCACTGATTCCACGCTGCACGATTCGCGAATGA
- a CDS encoding alpha/beta hydrolase — MSGADAETPAPRLSVAERMEAMVGRMIGRLSASAAVRLSGQPPVTVDGRTLDPHVQLIRMLRRRRNPYGLTEPTLDVARARYRRETLVFQWPRTPVARVRDLRVDGPGGTLRMRHYAPEIDGPAPLTVYLHGGGFTVGDLDTHDEPSRILCREAGMHILSVDYRLAPEHPFPAALEDARAALRWAQAHAAELGADPARVALGGDSAGATLTTVTARQIRGDAPPVAQLVIYPAADTVTARPSQALFGRGYFLDYEDRVAFNGFYLNGTGVAEEDPRVSPLFAEDLSGMAPALGVTAGFDLLRDEGDAYFDAMAQAGTPVRRMHVPAHGHGFIHMTGVSPGAHAALVSIARAWREVVDGSAG; from the coding sequence ATGAGCGGCGCCGACGCGGAAACGCCCGCGCCGCGGCTGTCTGTCGCCGAGCGGATGGAGGCGATGGTGGGGCGGATGATCGGCCGGCTCTCCGCGTCCGCGGCCGTGCGCCTGTCCGGCCAGCCGCCCGTGACGGTAGACGGGAGGACGCTGGACCCGCACGTCCAGCTGATCCGCATGCTCCGCCGGCGGCGCAATCCGTATGGACTCACCGAGCCGACGCTGGACGTCGCGCGGGCGCGCTACCGGCGGGAAACGCTCGTGTTCCAGTGGCCGCGCACTCCGGTGGCGCGCGTCCGCGATCTGCGGGTGGACGGGCCGGGCGGGACGCTGCGGATGCGGCACTACGCGCCGGAGATCGACGGCCCCGCGCCGCTGACGGTGTACCTGCACGGCGGCGGGTTCACCGTCGGCGACCTGGACACGCACGACGAGCCGTCCCGCATCCTCTGCCGCGAAGCAGGGATGCACATCCTGTCGGTGGACTACCGCCTCGCGCCGGAGCACCCGTTTCCCGCCGCGCTGGAGGATGCGCGTGCGGCGCTGCGGTGGGCGCAGGCGCACGCGGCGGAACTGGGCGCGGACCCGGCGCGGGTGGCGCTCGGCGGCGACAGCGCGGGCGCCACCCTCACGACCGTGACCGCGCGGCAGATTCGGGGCGACGCGCCGCCGGTGGCACAACTCGTCATCTATCCCGCGGCGGACACGGTGACCGCACGGCCGTCGCAGGCGCTGTTCGGGCGCGGATATTTTCTGGATTACGAGGACCGCGTCGCGTTCAACGGCTTCTACCTGAACGGGACGGGCGTGGCAGAAGAGGATCCGCGCGTGTCGCCGCTGTTCGCGGAGGATCTCTCCGGGATGGCGCCCGCGCTGGGGGTGACGGCGGGCTTCGATCTGCTGCGCGACGAGGGCGACGCGTACTTCGACGCGATGGCGCAGGCGGGGACGCCCGTGCGGCGGATGCACGTTCCCGCGCACGGGCACGGCTTCATCCACATGACCGGCGTGTCGCCCGGCGCGCACGCGGCGCTGGTGAGCATTGCCCGCGCGTGGCGGGAAGTGGTGGATGGGAGCGCCGGCTGA
- a CDS encoding TonB family protein produces MTVINRKQVESGVLKRLALCAAILASAPAAAQQAPAAQVYELSSVEIAPRPLNAAEIAALLNSLYPASLRTAGVSGTVRVSMIVGTDGTPREARVLESADSAFNEPTLTAVQTLRFSPAELNDQPVNVRVELPIVWQVPAAEPAPVAAVPANLAAPDTTGIYELSDVTVQPRPINLPELQRAMLDWYPEIRSTGHDYGTVQVRFVVEPDGRPSGFTVTRSTDVAFNNPTIRSVSRLRFSPARVNGRPVRVWVELPIQWQVSN; encoded by the coding sequence GTGACGGTCATCAACCGCAAGCAGGTGGAGTCGGGCGTGCTGAAGCGGCTGGCACTCTGCGCGGCGATCCTCGCGAGCGCTCCCGCCGCGGCACAGCAGGCGCCCGCGGCACAAGTGTACGAACTCAGCTCGGTGGAGATCGCCCCGCGGCCGCTGAATGCGGCGGAGATCGCGGCGCTGCTGAACAGCCTGTATCCCGCCTCCCTGCGCACCGCGGGCGTGTCGGGAACCGTGCGTGTGTCGATGATCGTGGGCACCGACGGAACGCCGCGTGAGGCGCGCGTGCTGGAATCGGCCGACTCCGCCTTCAACGAGCCGACGCTGACCGCGGTGCAGACGCTGCGCTTTTCGCCCGCGGAACTCAACGACCAGCCGGTGAACGTGCGCGTGGAGCTGCCCATCGTCTGGCAGGTGCCCGCGGCCGAGCCCGCCCCGGTGGCCGCCGTGCCCGCGAACCTGGCCGCGCCGGATACCACGGGGATCTACGAGTTGTCGGACGTCACGGTACAGCCGCGGCCCATCAACCTTCCGGAACTCCAGCGCGCCATGCTGGATTGGTATCCGGAGATCCGCAGCACCGGCCACGACTACGGCACGGTGCAGGTGAGGTTCGTGGTGGAGCCGGATGGGCGGCCCAGCGGATTCACCGTCACGCGCAGCACGGACGTCGCCTTCAACAACCCCACCATCCGCTCCGTCAGCAGGCTGCGCTTCAGCCCGGCGCGCGTGAACGGGCGCCCGGTGCGCGTGTGGGTGGAGTTGCCGATTCAGTGGCAGGTAAGCAACTGA
- a CDS encoding energy transducer TonB, which yields MTTIHRAGWMMACAALLAAAPAAAQQAPAAQVYELRSVEIAPRPLNAAEMAALLNSLYPASLRAAGVSGTVRVSMIVGTDGTPREAHVLESADSAFNAPTLAAVQTLRFSPAELNDQPVNVRVELPIAWQASSPETAAPADSGAAAPDSLRGLELSAVSVQPRPINIGDLVNQMAVLYPPDLRAARIGGTVQVRMLVGADGRTYSPRVTRTTNARFDGPTLRAVSVLRFSPAQRNGEAVPVWVELPLVWTR from the coding sequence ATGACGACGATCCACAGAGCGGGATGGATGATGGCGTGCGCCGCGCTTCTCGCCGCCGCTCCCGCCGCCGCGCAGCAGGCGCCCGCGGCGCAGGTGTACGAACTCCGCTCGGTGGAGATCGCCCCGCGCCCGCTCAACGCGGCGGAGATGGCGGCGTTGCTGAACAGCCTGTATCCGGCGTCCCTGCGCGCCGCGGGCGTGTCGGGAACCGTACGCGTGTCGATGATCGTGGGCACCGACGGAACGCCGCGTGAGGCGCACGTGCTGGAATCCGCCGACTCCGCCTTCAACGCGCCGACGCTGGCCGCGGTGCAGACGCTGCGCTTTTCGCCCGCGGAGCTGAACGACCAGCCGGTGAACGTGCGCGTGGAACTGCCCATCGCATGGCAGGCGTCCTCGCCGGAAACCGCGGCCCCGGCGGATTCGGGAGCGGCGGCGCCGGATTCGCTGCGGGGACTCGAACTCAGCGCGGTCAGCGTGCAGCCGCGGCCCATCAATATCGGCGATCTGGTGAACCAGATGGCGGTGCTGTATCCGCCCGACCTTCGCGCGGCCCGCATCGGCGGAACCGTGCAGGTGCGCATGCTCGTGGGCGCGGACGGACGGACGTATTCTCCCCGCGTGACGCGAACCACCAATGCACGGTTTGACGGGCCGACGCTTCGCGCCGTTTCCGTGCTGCGGTTCAGCCCCGCGCAGCGGAACGGCGAGGCGGTTCCGGTCTGGGTGGAGCTTCCGCTCGTCTGGACACGGTGA
- a CDS encoding acyl-CoA carboxylase subunit beta produces the protein MREKLEKLEELRRQAELGGGEKRIKAQHERGKLTARERLDVLLDEGSFVELDRFVVHRATGFGLENERYLGDGVVTGYGTILGRLVYVFSQDFTVFGGSLSEAHAEKIVKIMDLAIRNGAPVIGLNDSGGARIQEGVVSLGGYADIFLRNTMASGVIPQISAILGPCAGGAVYSPAITDFIYMVQGSSYMFVTGPNVVKTVTHEDVTMEELGGAATHAGKSGVAHFAVKSEVECLHRIRHLFEFIPSNNADDAPRKPTDDPFDRADEELLDLVPDHPNKPYDMHDVIRRVVDDGEFYEVHADFAGNILCGFAHVGGHSVGIVANQPAVLAGVLDIDASVKAARFVRFCDCFNIPLLTFEDVPGFLPGVTQEHGGIIRHGAKLLFAFCEATVPKVTIITRKAYGGAYDVMSSKHIRGDINYAWPTAEIAVMGAKGAVEILYRREISGAEDPAAEAAAKTADYEQRFANPFAAAARGYVDDVIDPRETRARVISAFDMLQNKRDMNPPKKHANMPL, from the coding sequence ATGCGGGAAAAGCTGGAGAAGCTGGAAGAGCTTCGCCGTCAGGCGGAGCTGGGCGGCGGCGAAAAGCGCATCAAGGCACAGCACGAGCGCGGCAAGCTGACCGCGCGCGAGCGCCTGGACGTGCTTCTGGATGAGGGCTCGTTCGTGGAGCTGGACCGCTTCGTGGTCCACCGCGCCACCGGCTTCGGGCTGGAGAACGAGCGCTACCTGGGCGACGGCGTCGTCACGGGGTACGGGACCATCCTGGGCCGCCTGGTCTACGTCTTTTCGCAGGACTTCACCGTCTTTGGCGGCTCGCTCAGCGAGGCGCACGCGGAAAAGATCGTCAAGATCATGGACCTGGCCATCCGCAACGGCGCGCCCGTCATCGGGCTCAACGACAGCGGCGGTGCGCGCATTCAGGAAGGCGTGGTTTCGCTGGGCGGCTACGCCGACATCTTTCTGCGCAACACCATGGCGTCCGGCGTCATCCCGCAGATTTCGGCCATTCTGGGGCCGTGCGCGGGCGGCGCGGTGTACAGCCCGGCCATCACCGACTTCATCTACATGGTGCAGGGGTCGAGCTACATGTTCGTCACCGGCCCCAACGTGGTGAAGACGGTGACGCACGAAGACGTGACGATGGAGGAGCTGGGCGGCGCGGCCACGCACGCGGGCAAGAGCGGTGTGGCGCACTTTGCCGTCAAGAGCGAGGTGGAGTGCCTGCACCGCATTCGCCACCTGTTCGAGTTCATCCCCAGCAACAACGCCGACGACGCGCCCCGCAAGCCCACGGACGACCCGTTTGACCGCGCGGACGAGGAACTGCTGGACCTGGTGCCGGACCATCCCAACAAGCCGTACGACATGCACGACGTCATCCGGCGCGTGGTGGACGACGGCGAGTTCTACGAGGTGCACGCGGACTTTGCCGGCAACATCCTGTGCGGATTCGCGCACGTGGGCGGGCACAGCGTGGGGATCGTGGCCAACCAGCCCGCCGTCCTGGCCGGCGTGCTGGACATCGACGCGTCGGTAAAGGCCGCGCGCTTCGTGCGCTTCTGCGACTGCTTCAACATCCCGCTCCTCACCTTTGAGGACGTGCCCGGCTTCCTGCCGGGCGTTACGCAGGAGCACGGCGGCATCATCCGCCACGGCGCCAAGCTGCTGTTCGCCTTCTGCGAGGCCACCGTGCCCAAGGTGACCATCATCACCCGCAAGGCGTACGGCGGCGCGTACGACGTCATGAGCAGCAAGCACATCCGCGGCGACATCAACTACGCCTGGCCCACGGCCGAGATCGCGGTGATGGGGGCCAAAGGCGCGGTGGAGATCCTGTACCGCCGCGAGATCAGCGGCGCGGAAGACCCGGCCGCCGAGGCGGCGGCCAAGACGGCGGACTACGAGCAGCGCTTCGCCAACCCGTTCGCCGCCGCCGCCCGCGGCTACGTGGACGATGTGATCGACCCGCGCGAAACCCGCGCGCGCGTCATCAGCGCGTTCGACATGCTGCAGAACAAGCGCGATATGAACCCGCCCAAGAAGCACGCGAACATGCCTCTGTAG
- a CDS encoding murein L,D-transpeptidase catalytic domain-containing protein, whose protein sequence is MTRDNLLTIAAAALCVGVTGALANDAARPHAVVSPAAHMSASAPAPAAPPVVNQTPMALQAARAVLDGVGVESGARLTKVQSAVNTLAANVKRQSDPNALKLAVQAYYSYKTAHPEQVRKPYLYFVDYGLDSRTPRGYVFDMQALKVVEGPFMVAHGRGSAAPSEGRPTRFSNRNGSNATSLGLYLAQETYNFTGKTAGQRYSSVGLRLKGLSGSYNSKARARGVVAHGAPYVTASRAGRSEGCPAVEPARAQRILPKIANGGLVFLFSPLDRTWMRQDPWANGDLGALDQLASAE, encoded by the coding sequence ATGACCCGAGACAACCTGCTGACGATCGCCGCCGCCGCCCTCTGTGTCGGCGTGACCGGCGCCCTGGCGAACGACGCGGCCCGTCCGCATGCGGTGGTTTCGCCCGCGGCCCACATGAGCGCCTCGGCGCCGGCGCCGGCTGCGCCCCCCGTCGTCAACCAGACGCCCATGGCCCTGCAGGCCGCGCGCGCCGTGCTGGACGGCGTGGGCGTGGAAAGCGGCGCCCGCCTGACCAAGGTGCAGTCGGCCGTCAACACGCTGGCCGCCAACGTAAAGCGCCAGAGCGACCCCAACGCGCTCAAGCTGGCCGTGCAGGCGTACTACAGCTACAAGACGGCCCACCCGGAGCAGGTGCGCAAGCCGTACCTGTACTTTGTGGACTACGGCCTGGACAGCCGCACGCCGCGCGGCTACGTGTTCGACATGCAGGCGCTGAAGGTGGTGGAGGGGCCGTTCATGGTGGCGCACGGCCGCGGCAGCGCGGCGCCCAGCGAGGGCCGCCCCACGCGCTTCAGCAACCGCAACGGCAGCAACGCCACGTCGCTGGGGCTGTACCTGGCCCAGGAAACGTACAACTTCACCGGCAAGACGGCGGGCCAGCGGTACTCGTCGGTGGGTCTGCGCCTGAAGGGGCTGTCGGGCTCGTACAACAGCAAGGCGCGCGCACGCGGCGTGGTGGCGCACGGTGCGCCCTACGTGACGGCGTCGCGGGCCGGCCGCAGCGAAGGCTGCCCGGCGGTGGAGCCGGCGCGCGCCCAGCGCATTCTGCCCAAGATCGCCAACGGCGGCCTGGTGTTCCTGTTCAGCCCGCTGGACCGCACCTGGATGCGCCAGGACCCGTGGGCCAACGGCGACCTGGGCGCGCTGGACCAGCTGGCCAGCGCCGAGTAA